A stretch of the Plasmodium berghei ANKA genome assembly, chromosome: 10 genome encodes the following:
- a CDS encoding dipeptidyl aminopeptidase 3, putative codes for MILIPLFFYIFLNYIKCDIPVHCLSRHVEGLWEIKLGLLKNKQFEKENNEYSKIDNRVDKNYYDYECGYKRPDDSKYHDALDPENVKKRFEIKDKKIIAFNKDRTINIIENGKSVPEYSGYWRIVYDEGLHIEIYNSKNKNKEIYFSFFKFVKNGEVSYSYCSNLVMGVVSMYHLNENTDITKSNANIVNNSRINNCNDKITRNSMVDDINIDSSKCMNKFEENGKENNSSINNRITKKELGEKNIIFRYAYALYGVLKNSYLNILNNTVELKENESVALNDVEKLYGNNNDVETLIDHYNDNFIDFKTMSMKRYCWSGKKLDKNSDKATNKISNMLSPLDVNADTQNHNYYINLIGDEKNKGVLTNNKGKKRKINNIQGVINNPPTKKIKENSLFNMYSNRDIALKNFDWSDENDVKERFNGNSIRIFDEAIDQKECGSCYANSASRIINSRIRIKYNYIKKIDSLSFSNEQLLICDFFNQGCNGGYIYLSLKYAYENYLYTNKCFERYENLYINKDDKNNSLCDRFDTFKIFLKKKEKNIYINNYHEKMEQKNEHIKIYNNFGNTHDNSDNRNDSNIHKKLVKGENINYIYRLVDSGKQGKGNVSDDYLNEDYILVDKTMYERGKFKLDELDSCDTKIKVTKYEYLDIENEENLKKYIYYNGPVAAAIEPSKSFIKYKKGILTGNFIKMQDGDKSNAYIWNKVDHAVVIVGWGEDTIENLIKKKMKINNSKKITHSYDEYKSKNNDNLDENIYDKHINSYVKNTKEKNKVIKYWKVLNSWGTKWGYNGYFYILRDENYFNIRSYLLICDVNLFVKNKNVKL; via the exons ATGATTCTAATAcctctatttttttatatttttttaaattacaTAAAATGTGACATCCCTGTTCATTGCTTGAGTAGGCATGTGGAAGGGTTGTGGGAAATTAAATTGggattattaaaaaataagcagtttgaaaaggaaaacaatgaatattcaaaaatagACAATCGGGTAgacaaaaattattatgattaCGAATGTGGGTATAAGAGACCAGACGATTCGAAGTATCATG ATGCGCTTGACCcagaaaatgtaaaaaaacgatttgaaattaaagataaaaaaattattgcaTTTAACAAAGACAGAACTATTAACATTATTGAAAATGGGAAAAGTGTTCCTGAATATAGTGGGTATTGGAGAATTGTATATGACGAAGGCTTACATATTGAGATATACaattctaaaaataaaaataaagagatatatttttccttttttaaatttgtaaaaaatggTGAAGTTTCTTACAGTTATTGCAGCAATCTGGTTATGGGAGTCGTTAGTATGTATCATTTGAATGAGAATACAGATATTACTAAAAGTAATGCGAATATAGTAAATAATAGTAGAATTAACAATTGTAACGATAAGATTACACGTAATAGCATGGttgatgatataaatatagattcATCAAAGTGTATGAATAAATTCGAGGAAAAtggaaaagaaaataattcatcaataaataatagaataacaaaaaaagaattgggggaaaaaaacataatttttaggTATGCATATGCTTTATATGGGGTGTTAAAAAATTcctatttaaatatattaaataatacgGTTGAATTGAAGGAGAATGAAAGCGTAGCTTTAAATGATGTTGAGAAATTatatggaaataataaCGATGTTGAAACTTTAATTGATcattataatgataattttatagACTTTAAAACAATGTCAATGAAAAGATATTGTTGGAGCGGGAAAAAATTAGACAAGAATTCAGACAAAGCAACAAACAAAATTTCAAATATGTTATCACCTCTAGATGTTAATGCAGATACTCAGaatcataattattatattaatttaatcggggatgaaaaaaataaaggcGTCctaacaaataataaaggaaaaaagaggaaaattaataatatacaagGAGTGATAAATAATCCACctactaaaaaaataaaagaaaatagtttatttaatatgtaTAGTAATCGAGATATagcattaaaaaattttgattgGTCCGATGAAAATGATGTAAAAGAAAGATTCAATGGTAATAGCATAAGAATTTTTGATGAAGCTATTGATCAAAAAGAGTGTGGTTCATGCTATGCTAATTCCGCTTCGCGTATAATTAATAGTAGaataagaataaaatataattatataaaaaaaatcgatTCGTTGTCTTTTAGTAATGAGCAACTTCTTATATGTGACTTTTTTAATCAGGGTTGTAATGGTGggtatatatatctttctttaaaatatgcttatgaaaattatttatatacaaataaatgttttgaaagatatgaaaatttatatataaataaagatgataaaaataactcGTTGTGTGATCGTTTTGATAcctttaaaatatttttaaaaaaaaaggaaaaaaatatatatattaataattatcatgaaaaaatggaacaaaaaaatgaacatattaaaatatataacaattttgGAAACACTCATGATAATTCAGATAATAGAAACGATAGTAATATccataaaaaattagtaAAAGGTGagaatattaattatatatatcgaTTAGTTGATTCTGGTAAGCAAGGAAAAGGTAATGTATCAGATGATTATCTAAATGAAgattatatattagtaGATAAAACTATGTACGAAAGAGGAAAATTCAAATTAGATGAACTAGACAGTTGTGATACAAAAATTAAGGtaacaaaatatgaataccttgatatagaaaatgaagaaaatttaaaaaaatatatttattataatggGCCTGTAGCTGCAGCAATTGAGCCATCAAAaagttttattaaatataaaaaaggtaTACTAACAggaaattttataaaaatgcaaGACGGTGATAAAtcaaatgcatatatatggaaTAAAGTCGATCATGCTGTTGTTATAGTTGGGTGGGGTGAAGACACTatagaaaatttaataaaaaaaaaaatgaaaataaataactcaaaaaaaataactcATTCTTatgatgaatataaatcaaaaaacAACGATAATTTAGATGAAAACATATATGATAAGCATATTAATAgttatgtaaaaaatactaaggaaaaaaataaagttataaaatattggaAAGTTTTAAATAGTTGGGGAACGAAATGGGGATACAATGGTTACTTTTACATACTAAGagatgaaaattattttaatatacgATCGTATCTTTTGATATGTGAtgttaatttatttgttaagaataaaaatgttaaattataa
- a CDS encoding 6-cysteine protein P41, putative, protein MKGLLIYTFIFLLKQLSVRSEEYVCDFRAKNYLYDNKDILYCTINAKPFDKITYICPNKIGAHCFHNVNTSNNIETSLESSQIHINYLLYGSTIYKDTLILPPKVTQNVTFYCFCSLETDISDKKLKPQKFEGVGNHNGNITLGKAVKLDTPISRALFKLNKYKDLMEQGVEENDDDTIIEVEPEPEPEPEPESKTNKVKPKIIKVIYKTIKGTDGTNKAKTEPAKANPEPAKANPEPAKDEPVKKKKYGVMKVTVQKTYNTIKGCDFGNDSTKYFTNPLESSKNSNTKLCQINAKPGETIGFKCIQETHGYVEPSGCFDSVYVNNYKTSLKTIIPGYTSYSSKSGSITAFYLKLPHLITKPYTFSCKCRSYNHNNDSYIFQVNVESGESDLIKNSFN, encoded by the coding sequence atgaaAGGCTTACtaatatacacatttatttttcttttaaaacaaTTGAGTGTTCGTTCAGAAGAATATGTTTGCGATTTTAGagcaaaaaattatttatatgacaATAAggatatattatattgtaCGATTAATGCAAAACcatttgataaaattacATACATATGCCCCAATAAAATAGGAGCACACTGTTTTCATAATGTAAACACATCAAATAATATCGAAACCAGTTTGGAATCTTCCCAAATTCACATAAATTACTTATTATATGGATCgacaatatataaagacACTCTTATTTTACCTCCAAAAGTTACACAAAATGTTACATTCTATTGCTTTTGTAGTTTAGAAACTGATATTTCAGACAAAAAATTGAAGCCACAAAAATTTGAGGGAGTTGGTAATCATAATGGAAATATAACATTAGGGAAAGCAGTAAAGCTCGATACTCCTATATCAAGAGCTTTATTTAaactaaataaatataaagattTAATGGAGCAAGGAGTCGAAGAAAACGACGATGATACTATAATTGAAGTGGAGCCTGAGCCTGAGCCTGAACCTGAACCTGAATCTAAGACTAATAAAGTAAAGCCTAAGATTATTAAAgtcatatataaaactatTAAAGGAACAGATGGAACTAATAAAGCTAAAACTGAGCCTGCTAAAGCCAATCCTGAACCTGCTAAAGCTAATCCTGAACCTGCTAAAGATGAAcctgttaaaaaaaaaaaatatggtgTAATGAAAGTTACAGTTCAAAAAACTtataatacaataaaaGGATGTGACTTTGGTAATGACTCTactaaatattttactaaCCCATTGGAAAGTAgcaaaaattcaaatactAAATTGTGCCAAATAAATGCAAAACCTGGAGAAACTATTGGCTTTAAATGTATACAAGAGACACATGGCTATGTAGAACCTTCTGGATGCTTCGATAGTGTGTATGTCAACAATTACAAAACAAGTTTAAAAACTATTATTCCAGGATATACATCGTATTCAAGTAAATCTGGTTCTATAACTGCTTTTTACTTAAAATTGCCTCATTTAATAACTAAACCATACACATTTAGTTGTAAATGTAGATCATATAATCACAATAATGATTCTTACATTTTTCAAGTAAATGTAGAATCAGGAGAAAGtgatttaattaaaaactCTTTTAATTGA
- a CDS encoding ATP-dependent RNA helicase DDX51, putative → MTSSIYVDNVKRLIESSYEKLVNSNLLNESKNEIDNDINTKVSQNINNEKNSKDVIKSDKKGDENNEKDSEHCDELEDEEKVEEVRSTLSSNCRIIKIKNDEIEISKWNTLKSNPINEYIINALINNFNFKTFLPCQSCILEYSLLYKNGSNSFLTGDIYIEVPTGLGKTLCYTITILDYFLCKKDNSFFGLILTATEELVQQILKVISKFNIQNLKCQDININKFYSNIYFDELVHNTFENCNIIVTTTNKFELLFYSNEHLFKDLKFLIIDEVDKIMSLDKTNINSLVNSLTKIVEKNQNASNNLYRPKYFLQKYLVSATLCKVADNLMPLNLYRPIFFYYILSQARNDEFYYFTKNKNKKIYHLIALIQELPCDDCLSMLIFCNEEKTSHLIFRYLTVYFSYTNTTNYKINEYNRNLSSKRKKTILKNFLSNKINILICTNSIARGLDSVNLNYVVNFDIPMHYNVLTHRIGRLSRYNSRKGTVYHFIKRSEKKIMIKSGKRRNVKNIKKLNFKKMKLKEIKSNIMEIKPLINNVISKERLNIVNQYKVYHYDDLIKLNF, encoded by the exons atgacaAGTAGCATATATGTAGATAATGTAAAAAGGTTAATTGAAAGCAGCTATGAGAAACTTGTGAATTCGAATCTTTTAAATGAATCGAAAAATGAGATAGATAATGACATAAATACAAAAGTTAgtcaaaatattaataacgAGAAAAATAGCAAGGATGTGATAAAAAGTGACAAGAAAggtgatgaaaataatgagaAAGATAGTGAACACTGTGATGAATTAGAAGACGAAGAAAAGGTCGAAGAAGTAAGGAGTACGTTAAGTTCGAACTgtagaataataaaaataaagaacgATGAAATAGAGATATCAAAATGGAACACTTTGAAAAGCAATccaataaatgaatatataataaacgCATtgattaataattttaattttaaaacatttttaccTTGCCAAAGTTGTATATTAgaatattcattattatataaaaatggatcGAACTCGTTTTTAACTggtgatatatatattgaagTCCCCACTGGATTAGGGAAAACATTATGCTATACTATAACAATATtagattattttttatgtaaaaaggataattcattttttggtTTAATATTAACAGCAACTGAAGAATTGGTACAgcaaattttaaaagtgATAAGTAAATTTAAcatacaaaatttaaaatgccaagatataaatataaataagttttattctaacatatattttgatgaGCTTGTTCATAACACTTTTGAGAATtgtaatattattgttacaactacaaataaatttgaattattattttatagcaatgaacatttatttaaagatttaaaatttttaattattgaTGAAGtagataaaataatgtcTTTAGATAAAACcaatataaatagtttAGTTAACTcattaacaaaaattgtAGAAAAAAATCAGAATGcatcaaataatttatatagaCCGAAATATTTTCTCCAGAAATATTTAGTATCTGCTACTTTATGTAAGGTTGCAGATAATTTAATGCctttaaatttgtataggccgatttttttttattatatattaagtCAAGCTAGAAACGACgaattttactattttactaaaaacaaaaataaaaagatatatCATTTGATCGCACTCATTCAAGAGCTACCTTGTGATG ATTGCCTAAGTATGTTGATATTTTGTAACGAAGAAAAAACATCACACCTTATTTTTCGATATTTAACTGTATATTTCAGCTATACAAATAcaacaaattataaaattaatgaatataatcGTAATTTATCGTCGAAAAGGAAGAAAactatattaaaaaattttttaagtaataaaataaatatactaaTATGTACGAATTCTATTGCACGAGGTTTAGATTCGGtgaatttaaattatgttGTAAATTTTGACATTCCAATGCATTATAATGTATTGACGCATAGAATTGGAAGACTTTCCAG ATACAACAGTCGGAAAGGAACTGTGTaccattttattaaaagatccgaaaaaaaaattatgataaaatcAGGAAAACGAAGAAAtgtaaaaaacataaagaaattaaattttaaaaaaatgaagttAAAGGAAATTAAAAGTAATATCATGGAAATCAAAccattaataaataatgtaatAAGTAAAGAACGATTAAATATAGTAAACCAATACAAAGTTTATCATTATGATGATTTAATAAAgttgaatttttaa
- a CDS encoding protein transport protein Sec24B, putative → MMPNKSQNLNQSNSNNLNNNLRDNVHNSYNNNNNQMDKSETHLMSINPNEVKNDINPFFDNSHKGNYNDDIKLAPNNRNTNVVNRDNNKNMLFRENITSNKDNENYENTFNNNIINNAENINNNIKHFENNTSSTRLNDQMHEERNVSKIENDYINRNNYNDLSVKMNRNNISVSSNNNIEGNNPPKGGNDIYAETTYIPNNWNNFSTQNGLNYSSMGTNNNEINSMNYNYKINENIQPKQDYTQTYNYPTINYNNHVEYNNMNQLGSNSVFRNSNIHPVSQTQSNLNTGNVMNSVPVCNYPDNSRELPFSTSQNTPNNIQKYQANQFSNQAHQYSNHKGAFNYQKPSVLGQQHPFSNTPFLGSSNYIRRNETTPKAMNRRDSNNANTDKCDNDSEESSSDESSSDHEKGVTDKGEEIFTLIKKTYNRIDMNKIPRPIINFQDKKNKTCFKIFETCKYISPPSFYQPFISVDTGKADPRFIKSTLYQIPLFSETLNLSRIPFGIIVNPFACLNVGENVYKVYMKDIINDKEENVEILRCPKCFSYIHGTMLEDLGKKFICVFCDAEILIDENVLFDIYQYNEKITHMQNGKHNFISPLLKGSVDIMIPSKYYTNSNNLKLSYTSLNKNVNQAASIITNKIMSITKQISNTLISNDSKNLNNQSRSLFSENEINYNAGAGVLTEGGERDSSGFIGMSRNYINEKNINNNETIINENTNFRLDEIKNLLDEKKGETYEAINKRNSILSKYKQIKNMLPPYFVFVIDCSYNAIYNNITYTVLEGIKYAVKNVTCPKTKIAIITYSNSLFFFNCKYLDGVNGATTECAANTDPNNTAYHNENTQNDKYFKNQLIVMSDIDDPFVPLSHDDIFLSCVDEFNKINNLIDTIKTLCPKMQAYGSCGNSALKVAIEILKERNGVGSISMFYASTPNCGVGAINEIKRTEQENLFEVQQKSFYDSMLLDLYNYNISTDVFIISANNTRICVPTLQYVAQNTGGKILFLENFIWQKDYKEIYMNIKDILTSENIAYCCELKLRYSQNISVKKLLCCNNNFNSIISVDTIKIPKIRHDQTFAFLLNYSDISESKKQVYIQCACIYTNLNGDRYVRLHTTHMNVTSSLSTAFRYTDAETLMNILIKQLCMDVLHNENYSKNIIDNLTDILFSYRINCASSAHSGQLILPDTLKLLPLFTSCILKHNIVKKEVLPDLKIYNLIKLLSMPIISSLLFVYPITYIIHIKGKTNEIDSMSIDDELFIPRAIPSSGEKIYSNGIYLIDVCTHFYLFFGYHSDMEFALDIYGDIPTNENCINLTLTNSPNAKKFERIIMNLSKFHHSNQFVPIVIVPPNETADPRILSLCVEDKAEKEYSYVNFLCFIHKLVHKKIDEL, encoded by the exons atgatGCCAAATAAAAGTCAAAACTTAAATCAGAGCAACTCAAACAATTTGAATAATAACCTTAGAGACAATGTACACAAtagttataataataacaataatcaGATGGATAAATCAGAAACCCATTTAATGTCAATAAACCCAAACGAAgttaaaaatgatataaatccCTTTTTTGACAATTCACACAAAGGGAATtataatgatgatataaaattagCACCAAATAATAGAAACACAAATGTAGTAAATCGagataacaataaaaatatgttatttcGAGAAAATATAACGAGTAATAAAGATAATGAAAACTATGAGAACACAtttaacaataatattattaacaatgcagaaaatataaataataatataaaacattttgaAAACAATACAAGTAGCACACGCTTAAATGACCAAATGCATGAAGAAAGAAATGTTTCCAAAATCGAAAatgattatattaatagaaataatTACAATGATTTATCAGTAAAAATGAATAGGAACAACATTAGTGTAagtagtaataataatatcgAGGGTAACAATCCTCCAAAAGGAGGTAATGATATTTATGCAGAAACAACCTATATACCAAATAATTGGAATAATTTTAGCACACAAAATGGTCTTAATTACTCAAGCATGGGGACAAATAacaatgaaataaattccATGAactataattataaaataaatgaaaatattcaaCCAAAACAAGATTATACACaaacatataattatcCAACAAtcaattataataatcatgtggaatataataatatgaatcaATTGGGCAGTAATAGTGTTTTCAGAAATAGTAATATTCATCCGGTATCTCAGACGCAGTCAAATTTGAACACAGGAAACGTGATGAATTCAGTTCCTGTATGTAATTATCCGGATAATAGCAGGGAGTTACCTTTTAGCACTTCGCAAAATACGCCTAATAATATCCAAAAGTATCAAGCCAATCAATTCAGTAATCAAGCACATCAATACTCTAATCATAAAGGTGCATTTAATTATCAAAAGCCTAGTGTTTTGGGGCAACAACATCCGTTTAGTAATACGCCATTTCTGGGCAGTTCGAATTACATAAGAAGAAATGAGACAACCCCTAAAGCTATGAATAGAAGAGATTCTAATAATGCAAACACTGATAAATGTGATAATGATTCTGAAGAAAGTTCAAGTGATGAATCAAGTAGTGATCATGAAAAGGGAGTAACTGATAAAGGAgaagaaatatttacattaattaaaaagacTTATAATCGTATagatatgaataaaattcCAAGAccaataataaattttcaagataaaaagaataaaacatgttttaaaatatttgaaacatgtaaatatatatctcCGCCATCGTTTTATCAACCTTTCATTTCAGTGGATACAGGAAAAGCAGATCCACGCTTTATAAAAAGTACACTATATCAAATCCCTTTATTTTCTGAAACCTTAAACTTATCTAGAATACCATTTGGTATTATTGTCAATCCATTTGCCTGCTTAAACGTTGGAgaaaatgtttataaaGTTTATATGAAGGATATAATTAATgataaagaagaaaatgttGAAATTTTGCGGTGCCCTAAATGCTTTAGTTATATACATGGTACAATGTTAGAAGATTtaggaaaaaaatttatatgtgtTTTTTGTGATGCAGAAATTTTAATTGAtgaaaatgtattatttgatatatatcaatataatgaaaaaattacacATATGCAAAATGGTAAGCATAATTTCATTTCTCCATTATTAAAAGGGTCTGTAGATATTATGATACCGTCGAAGTATTATACgaattcaaataatttgaaaTTAAGTTATACttcattaaataaaaatgtaaatcaAGCAGCATCTATTATTACTAATAAGATTATGTCTATAACTAAACAAATATCAAATACGTTAATTTCGAATGACtcaaaaaatttgaataatCAATCAAGGAGTTTATTTagtgaaaatgaaataaactACAACGCAGGCGCGGGTGTTTTAACAGAAGGGGGAGAAAGAGACTCTAGTGGCTTTATAGGTATGTCAcgtaattatattaatgaaaaaaatataaataataatgaaacaataataaatgaaaatacaaattttagattagatgaaattaaaaatttattagatgaaaaaaaaggagaAACTTATGAAgctataaataaaagaaattctatattatcaaaatataaacagataaaaaatatgttaccaccatattttgtttttgttattgattgttcatataatgctatatataataatattacttATACTGTATTAGAGGGAATTAAATACGCtgtaaaaaatgttacATGCCCCAAAACAAAGATAGCTATCATTACATATAGCAATTCATTGTTTTTCTTCAACTGCAAATATTTAGATGGTGTAAACGGAGCAACCACTGAGTGTGCAGCAAATACAGATCCAAATAATACTGCATAtcataatgaaaatacCCAAAATGacaaatatttcaaaaatcAATTAATTGTGATGAGTGATATAGATGACCCATTTGTTCCACTTTCCCATGAtgacatatttttaagttGTGTTGatgaatttaataaaattaataaccTAATAGATACAATTAAAACACTATGTCCTAAAATGCAAGCATATGGGTCATGTGGAAATAGTGCTTTAAAGGTTGCTATCGAAATACTAAAGGAACGAAATGGTGTTGGAAGTATATCTATGTTTTATGCTAGTACACCTAATTGCGGTGTAGGGGCTAtcaatgaaataaaaagaacGGAACAAGAGAATTTGTTCGAAGTTCAACAAAAAAGTTTTTATGATTCTATGTTATtagatttatataattataatataagtacagatgtatttattatttcagCAAATAATACTAGGATTTGTGTGCCAACATTACAATATGTTGCTCAAAATACTGGAgggaaaatattatttttagaaaattttatatggCAAAAAGattataaagaaatttatatgaatataaaagatatattaaCATCGGAAAATATTGCATATTGCTGtgaattaaaattaagATATTCCCAAAATATTTctgtaaaaaaattactttgttgtaataataattttaattcaaTAATTAGTGTTGACACTATTAAAATACCAAAAATACGACATGATCAAACATTTGcctttttattaaattattcaGATATTTCAGAATCGAAAAAAcaagtatatatacaatgcgcatgtatatatactaatTTAAACGGCGATAGATATGTACGTTTACATACTACGCACATGAACGTGACATCGTCACTTAGTACTGCCTTTAGATATACTGATGCCGAAACTTTGATGAATATACTAATTAAGCAATTGTGTATGGACGTTTTGCacaatgaaaattattcaaaaaatatcattGACAATTTGACGGACATTCTGTTTTCCTACAGAATAAAT tgcGCTTCCTCTGCCCATTCAGGGCAGCTAATATTACCGGATACACTAAAATTATTGCCCTTATTCACTTCCTGTATTTTAAAGCATAATATTGTAAAGAAAGAAGTATTACCTgatctaaaaatatataatttaataaagcTTTTGTCAATGCCAATAATATCATCGCTTTTGTTTGTTTATCCTATAACTTAcataattcatataaaagGGAAAACAAATGAAATTGATTCAATGAGCATTGATGACgaattatttatacctCGAGCTATACCTTCTAGTGgtgaaaaaatttattcaaatggaatatatttgattGATGTTTGTACACATTTTTACCTCTTCTTTGGTTATCATTCGGATATGGAGTTTGCTTTGGAT ATTTATGGGGATATTCcaacaaatgaaaattgCATCAATTTAACCCTAACGAACAGTCCTAATGCAA aaaAATTTGAGCGtattattatgaatttGAGCAAATTTCATCACTCCAATCAATTTGTTCCCATAGTAATAGTTCCACCGAA CGAAACTGCTGATCCGCGGATTTTGTCTTTATGCGTCGAAGATAAGGCTGAGAAGGAATACAGCtatgtaaattttttgtgttttatCCATAAATTagttcataaaaaaattgacgAATTGTAG
- a CDS encoding ag-1 blood stage membrane protein homologue has product MFGTKFIFNIIKNKFNSLSTKCVKYVIKSYKRTCPHISDFEPFASMYYFSGLHNYRSFYLLVKINEIFNINKYKHIYIIFSTDKYDFQTDDISTNKKNRIHIDQRADIKIRQCDETLKIDLFTKKLTKKIHIGEVKIDINSSIVEKSFPKNEWFVCFKDGQEVCKIQMSFYRISKYARPNECLFIQDGLEIWKNKPKGSNKKTINLYNIDKKFDDDDENLLLLDNNTDINEISLMQKLRLISFVLEQEIFVFDFYAYVSKYMSAKEIMGEWFLCFLCFKDNVDYDSINIETIIERNIHRDINIPILNIQRIVIDKNNNTNASIIYTYENEKYNLSIHSENNLSYIIDAITIFTNELKVLKESYGEKFNARKNIIMQEATMKKLMGKRRVSSPRYRRSLPKSTHKMIKEMYAEKNSYEDIPKRKNNFLNDILLENCSTSMVDTANESLKDEIVESKLDKEIDILSGTSTDALIEAMWNKEPGIKQETLND; this is encoded by the exons atgttCGGAActaaattcatttttaatattatcaaaaataaatttaatagtTTATCGACAAAATGtgtaaaatatgttataaaaagttataaaaGAACATGCCCTCATATAAGTGATTTCGAACCATTTG cTTCTATGTATTACTTCAGCGGGTTACATAATTATAGAAGCTTTTACCTGTTAGTAAAAATCAACGagatatttaatataaataaatataagcatatatacattatatttagtacagataaatatgattttCAAACGGATG aTATTTCTacgaacaaaaaaaatagaatcCATATTGACCAACGAGCggacataaaaataaggcAATGCGACGAAACATTAAAAATCgatttatttacaaaaaaattaacaaaaaaaattcatattgGTGAAGTAAAAATAGATATTAATTCAAGCATTGTTGAGAAATCATTTCCTAAAAATGAATG gTTTGTCTGTTTCAAGGATGGGCAAGAAGTTTGTAAAATACAAATGTCCTTTTATCGaa ttTCAAAATATGCACGCCCAAATGAGTGTCTTTTTATACAAGATGGATTAGAAATATGGAAGAATAAACCAAAAGGTTCCAATAAGAAGActataaatttatacaatattgataaaaaatttgatgATGATGATGAAAACTTATTACTTCTAGATAATAATACG GATATCAACGAAATAAGTTTGATGCAAAAACTTAGATTAATAAGTTTTGTATTAGAACAAGAAATCTTTGTGTTTGATTTTTACGCATATGTTTCTAAGTATATGTCAGCAAAAGAAATTATGg GAGAGTGGTTCTTATGCTTCTTATGCTTTAAAGACAATGTAGATTATGattctataaatatagaaacAATAATAGAAAGAAATATCCATAGAGATATAAACATACCTATACTGAACATCCAGAGAATTgttattgataaaaataataatacaaatgctagcattatttatacatatgaaaatgaaaaatataatttaagcATCCATTCAGAGAATAATCTTTCTTATATTATTGATGCgataacaatttttacaaacgaa CTAAAAGTTCTAAAGGAATCTTATGgagaaaaatttaatgcacgaaaaaatataataatgcaaGAAGCAACTATGAAAAAACTAATGG GAAAAAGAAGAGTTTCTTCCCCTCGATATCGACGTAGCTTACCGAAAAGTACCCACAAAATGATTAAAGAAATGTATGccgaaaaaaatagttacGAAGATATCCCAAAgagaaaaaacaatttcctaaatgatatattacTAGAAAATTGTTCTACTAGTATGGTAGATACAGCGAACGAATCTTTGAAAGATGAAATCGTCGAATCAAAATTAGACAAAGAAATAGATATACTAAGTGGGACATCCACGGATGCACTAATAGAAGCAATGTGGAACAAAGAACCAGGAATAAAACAAGAAACTCTAAATGATTAA